The Saccharopolyspora gloriosae genome window below encodes:
- a CDS encoding IclR family transcriptional regulator has product MSETSAEPTAPSGVELDSGMSKTLHNGLRILEVLAEHPRGLTLNEIAERVAVHRTVAHRLVRTLEAHRLCRRDDVKRISLGTGLVHLSEPVEQDLRTLARPVLEELTERTQATAHLVVQEDEQQVRMLMIVEPRRARMHVSFRPGQVDPIDRGSAGLALLAAAPAREHERDEVRSTRERGFAVSYGEIAPSITGISALVPGTERPTSLGLSLFEVDDERELGRIVLDAAHRLGALLR; this is encoded by the coding sequence ATGTCCGAGACCAGCGCGGAACCGACCGCGCCCAGCGGCGTCGAACTCGACTCGGGAATGTCGAAGACCCTGCACAACGGGCTGCGCATCCTCGAAGTGCTCGCCGAACACCCGCGCGGGCTCACCCTCAACGAGATCGCCGAACGCGTCGCCGTGCACCGCACCGTCGCGCACCGGCTGGTCCGCACCCTCGAAGCGCACCGGCTGTGCCGCCGCGACGACGTCAAGCGCATCTCGCTCGGCACCGGCCTCGTGCACCTGAGCGAGCCCGTCGAGCAGGACCTGCGCACGCTCGCCCGGCCCGTGCTGGAAGAGCTCACCGAACGCACCCAGGCGACCGCGCACCTGGTGGTGCAGGAGGACGAGCAGCAGGTCCGGATGCTCATGATCGTCGAGCCGCGCCGCGCCCGGATGCACGTGTCGTTCCGGCCCGGCCAGGTCGACCCGATCGACCGCGGCTCCGCGGGCCTCGCGCTGCTGGCCGCCGCACCCGCCCGCGAGCACGAACGCGACGAGGTGCGCAGCACCCGCGAACGCGGATTCGCCGTGTCCTACGGGGAGATCGCGCCGTCGATCACCGGGATCTCCGCGCTGGTACCGGGAACCGAACGCCCCACCAGCCTCGGGCTGTCGCTGTTCGAAGTCGACGACGAACGCGAACTCGGCCGCATCGTCCTCGACGCCGCACACCGCCTGGGTGCGCTCCTGCGATGA
- a CDS encoding amidohydrolase, producing the protein MSETTLLLGGRIHSPADADATAMAVIDGTIAWVGSDRVGRALHPEAEIVDLGGAFVAPAFVDAHVHATSSGLLINGLDLTGCASLTEFLHALRDHVEEHPGALVWGHGWDETWWPERRPPSRAEIDTACGGAPVYLSRIDVHSALVSSALIDRAPLAKDTEGWSPDGPLTRVSHHHARSAARESLSLQQRREAQLAFLRHAASQGVASVHECAGPDISGADDLRDLMELSARGDVPEVIGYWGELGALQTARELGVRGLGGDLFIDGAVGSRTAALGEPYTDDPTTSGVLYLDAEAVAEHLIDCTRQGLQAGFHVIGDAGVAEACEGFRRAAKVLGVPALASMRHRLEHLEMVDAEQAAELGSFGVVASVQPSFDAAWGGSSDMYARRLGVQRGTRLNPFSALAANGIVLAFGSDAPVTPVDPWASVRAAVHHRTDGFGISPRAAFTAHTRGGWRAAGFDDGVTGALVPGAPATYAVWETGDLVVTAPDSRVQRWSTDPRAGVPPLPDLSPGAPLPRCQRTVLRGKALYIRDPDEED; encoded by the coding sequence ATGTCCGAGACCACGTTGCTGCTCGGCGGCCGGATTCATTCGCCCGCCGATGCCGACGCCACCGCGATGGCCGTCATCGACGGCACCATCGCCTGGGTCGGTTCTGACAGGGTCGGCCGTGCACTGCATCCCGAGGCAGAGATCGTCGACCTCGGCGGGGCGTTCGTCGCGCCCGCGTTCGTCGACGCGCACGTGCACGCCACCTCGTCCGGGTTGTTGATCAACGGCCTGGATCTGACCGGCTGCGCTTCGCTCACCGAGTTCCTGCACGCGCTGCGCGATCACGTGGAGGAACACCCCGGTGCGCTCGTGTGGGGGCACGGCTGGGACGAGACGTGGTGGCCGGAGCGCCGCCCGCCGTCCCGCGCGGAGATCGACACCGCCTGCGGTGGCGCGCCCGTTTACCTGTCGCGGATCGACGTGCACTCGGCCCTGGTGTCGAGCGCGCTGATCGACCGCGCGCCGCTGGCCAAGGACACCGAGGGCTGGAGCCCGGACGGCCCCCTCACCCGCGTCTCGCACCACCACGCGCGCAGCGCGGCCAGGGAATCCCTGAGCCTGCAGCAGCGCCGCGAGGCCCAGCTGGCGTTCCTGCGCCACGCCGCGTCGCAAGGCGTGGCCAGCGTGCACGAGTGCGCAGGCCCGGACATCTCCGGTGCCGACGACCTGCGGGACCTGATGGAGCTCTCCGCTCGCGGCGACGTGCCGGAGGTCATCGGCTACTGGGGTGAGCTGGGCGCGCTGCAGACCGCGCGCGAACTCGGGGTGCGCGGCCTCGGCGGCGACCTGTTCATCGACGGCGCGGTGGGGTCGCGCACGGCCGCGCTGGGCGAGCCCTACACCGACGATCCGACGACGTCGGGCGTGCTCTACCTGGACGCCGAAGCGGTGGCCGAGCACCTGATCGACTGCACCCGGCAGGGCTTGCAGGCCGGTTTCCACGTGATCGGCGACGCCGGGGTGGCCGAAGCCTGCGAGGGTTTCCGCCGGGCGGCGAAGGTGCTGGGCGTTCCCGCGCTGGCGAGCATGCGGCACCGCCTGGAGCACCTGGAGATGGTCGACGCGGAGCAGGCCGCCGAGCTCGGTTCCTTCGGTGTCGTCGCTTCGGTGCAGCCGTCGTTCGACGCCGCCTGGGGCGGCTCGTCGGACATGTACGCGCGCCGGTTGGGCGTGCAGCGCGGCACCCGGCTGAACCCGTTCTCGGCGCTGGCGGCGAACGGGATCGTGCTGGCCTTCGGCTCGGACGCACCGGTGACCCCGGTGGACCCGTGGGCGTCGGTGCGGGCCGCGGTGCACCACCGCACGGACGGTTTCGGGATCTCCCCGCGAGCCGCGTTCACCGCGCACACCCGTGGTGGCTGGCGCGCCGCCGGTTTCGACGACGGCGTGACGGGTGCGCTGGTGCCGGGCGCCCCGGCGACCTACGCGGTGTGGGAAACGGGCGATCTGGTCGTGACCGCACCGGATTCGCGGGTGCAGCGCTGGTCGACGGATCCGCGCGCGGGCGTGCCGCCGCTGCCGGACCTGAGCCCCGGAGCTCCGCTGCCGCGCTGCCAGCGCACGGTCCTGCGCGGCAAGGCGCTCTACATCCGCGACCCCGACGAAGAGGACTGA
- a CDS encoding FxsA family protein: MPILLLLLAIGVVEISVLVLVGSAIGVLPTIGLLIAGAALGSWMLRREGRRAFEAFNEAARLRRPPEREVADGVLIVAGGLLVVLPGFVSDVLGLLCLLPPTRAFLRRRLQRAAERRAEQMQERMRAGAGAGWVGGMPGARFPGAGRPGAGYRDDGDVIDGEVVSVSEDDIPKQHPSLDASTQAERPDGGSAR; this comes from the coding sequence TTGCCCATTCTCCTGCTGCTCCTGGCCATCGGCGTCGTGGAGATCAGCGTGCTCGTGCTGGTCGGCAGCGCCATCGGCGTGCTGCCCACGATCGGCCTGCTGATCGCGGGCGCCGCCCTCGGCAGCTGGATGCTGCGCAGGGAGGGGCGCCGCGCCTTCGAAGCGTTCAACGAGGCCGCCCGGCTGCGCAGGCCACCGGAGCGGGAGGTCGCCGACGGCGTGCTGATCGTCGCGGGCGGGCTGCTCGTCGTGCTCCCCGGTTTCGTCAGCGACGTGCTCGGGCTGCTGTGCCTGCTGCCGCCGACCAGGGCGTTCCTGCGCCGCCGCCTGCAGCGCGCCGCGGAACGCCGCGCCGAGCAGATGCAGGAGCGGATGCGCGCGGGCGCCGGCGCCGGCTGGGTCGGCGGCATGCCCGGCGCCCGGTTCCCCGGCGCGGGACGGCCCGGCGCGGGCTACCGCGACGACGGCGACGTCATCGACGGCGAGGTCGTGTCGGTCAGTGAGGACGACATCCCGAAGCAGCACCCGTCGCTGGACGCATCGACGCAGGCAGAGCGCCCGGACGGCGGCTCGGCGCGGTGA
- a CDS encoding GDSL-type esterase/lipase family protein — MRAHKSRFLALLAVCGVLALAILVSDQYLPSLPQQPQRLPPAVVTLGDSTLSGEGGGRYEAGTNGENGDWCHRSPAAPVHQLALPPQVTPINLACSGAQAKLVGSDESPEHAEGSQAARLAELTQRFRITDIVVQVGANDDPGFTDLVNRCVEAWATRAPGGCAEPMRDEWPQRVAAMRPKVVSALRDVRSVMDEAGYTPGAYSLVVQSYASPVGPDLDPRLNNLSGCPFQPGDLRWIRDTGVPQLSEGLRAAADETGARFLDLSRAGHGHEACTGAPTDGTPAGQVPVPRNDAEWFTRLTVDWESLQDDYRAPHAMQESFHANPAGHAALAGCLGDFLAGDDQRAACVADERGELKPVPEQAP, encoded by the coding sequence ATGCGGGCGCACAAATCGAGATTCCTCGCACTGCTGGCGGTCTGCGGCGTCCTGGCGCTCGCGATCCTGGTCAGTGATCAGTACCTGCCGAGCCTGCCGCAGCAGCCGCAACGGCTGCCCCCGGCGGTGGTCACGCTCGGCGACAGCACGCTGTCCGGCGAGGGCGGCGGGCGTTATGAAGCGGGCACGAACGGTGAGAACGGCGACTGGTGCCACCGCTCACCGGCCGCCCCGGTGCACCAGCTGGCGCTGCCGCCGCAGGTGACGCCCATCAACCTCGCCTGCTCCGGGGCGCAGGCGAAGCTGGTCGGCTCCGACGAGAGCCCCGAGCACGCCGAAGGTTCCCAGGCGGCGCGGCTCGCGGAGCTCACGCAGCGGTTCCGGATCACCGACATCGTCGTGCAGGTCGGCGCCAACGACGACCCCGGTTTCACCGACCTGGTCAACCGCTGCGTGGAGGCGTGGGCCACCCGCGCCCCCGGCGGCTGCGCCGAGCCGATGCGCGACGAGTGGCCGCAGCGGGTGGCGGCGATGCGCCCCAAGGTCGTCTCCGCGCTGCGCGACGTCCGGTCCGTGATGGACGAGGCGGGCTACACCCCGGGCGCCTACTCGCTGGTGGTGCAGTCCTACGCCTCCCCCGTCGGCCCGGACCTCGACCCGCGGCTGAACAACCTCTCCGGGTGCCCGTTCCAGCCGGGTGACCTGCGGTGGATCCGCGACACCGGGGTGCCGCAGCTGTCCGAGGGACTGCGCGCGGCGGCGGACGAGACCGGGGCGCGCTTCCTGGACCTCTCCCGCGCGGGCCACGGGCACGAGGCCTGCACGGGGGCGCCCACCGACGGCACGCCCGCGGGCCAGGTGCCGGTGCCTCGCAACGACGCCGAGTGGTTCACCCGCCTCACCGTCGACTGGGAGAGCCTGCAGGACGACTACCGCGCGCCGCACGCGATGCAGGAGTCCTTCCACGCCAACCCCGCCGGTCACGCGGCCCTCGCGGGATGCCTGGGCGATTTCCTCGCCGGTGACGACCAGCGGGCGGCCTGCGTCGCCGACGAGCGCGGCGAGCTCAAGCCCGTTCCCGAACAGGCACCTTGA